One region of Quercus lobata isolate SW786 chromosome 2, ValleyOak3.0 Primary Assembly, whole genome shotgun sequence genomic DNA includes:
- the LOC115976812 gene encoding probable disease resistance protein At4g27220 isoform X1, with product MELSGVILEIAKIIWAPIGKCVKYHRSLEEKMILLHNKLEVVNSRKEDIESRMNVELCLEKQLKKEVQLWLENVQKMNGEVETIDQEVGEGKFLSRAHLGKLVIKKIQEVEELHQKGSFNDSLVVDGPDGNRVMLPTAIIVGDTTRRNMDEIWACLMDNDVRKVGVHGIGGVGKTTIMKHIYNQLLIETGKFENAVWITVPKATSVIQLQSKIAHAFQLGLSENESETIRAAKLLAMLRMRKRYVLILDDLWEEFELEEIGIPEPTRDNECKLVLTTRLSDVCVRMGCKKIKVQLLSENETWNLFLEKVGRDLVAPEIETIAKDIAKECGRLPLAIITIARSMKGVVDHCEWRNALEELRVSTSGLNDMGKVYEQLKFSYIHLQDERLRHCLLYCALYPEDFLIGRKELIEHLIAGGVIEGMKNKRAEFDRGHAMLNKLENSCLLESVVDQNKDMKWVKMHDLIRDMALQITSTSPRFLVEAGVYLRNFPDIEKWAENLEKVSLMHNYISEVPSNLSPKCHRLSTLLLSSNHTLTLIPNSFFVHMHALQVLDLSDTGLEILPDSVSGLDNLTALLLRGCYRLKYVPSLAKMKVLMKLDFSHSGIKEVPQGMEMLVSLKYLNLYARNLEIIPSGILPKLTSLQFLMIYGASKTLKVKGEEVASLRKLETFAGQLYDQNDFNAYVRCLQEQGPNNYFIRVGEGNEAIEEEMESLQKEVQFTKCNIGRGEDMMLLPGDIQTLQIIKCHDIISLSSISSLNNASELKTCVLADCNGIECILQQSSYILLQNLESLALSRLCNLCDLFRGERAAPLPPGTFSALKKLSIAGCPIMKKLFEVSLLLHFKNLEALRVYACYQMKEIIATGHEYALGESSNLSANNDFTVSLPQLRYLSLDRLPQLESIYRGTMVCYSLEVIQVFGCPKLKRIPLSLPHIVGQPSPPPKLQRISTNIWEALEWDHPNAKSVLQPLVQSVLTWSNNHGTVW from the coding sequence ATGGAGTTGTCAGGGGTAATCTtagaaattgcaaaaataatatGGGCTCCAATTGGTAAATGTGTGAAATATCATAGAAGCCTTGAAGAAAAGATGATACTTCTCCATAACAAGTTGGAAGTAGTGAATAGTCGGAAGGAGGACATTGAATCAAGAATGAATGTAGAGCTTTGTTTAGAGAAACAGTTAAAGAAAGAGGTTCAACTGTGGTTGGAAAATGTGCAAAAGATGAATGGTGAAGTGGAGACCATAGACCAAGAAGTTGGAGAGGGGAAATTTCTCTCACGCGCTCATTTAGGAAAacttgtaattaaaaaaattcaggaaGTGGAAGAGCTTCATCAGAAGGGTAGTTTTAATGACAGTTTGGTAGTTGATGGTCCTGATGGAAATAGGGTAATGCTGCCGACGGCGATAATAGTAGGTGACACAACTAGAAGAAATATGGACGAAATTTGGGCATGTTTGATGGATAATGATGTCAGAAAAGTAGGAGTTCATGGAATTGGGGGTGTAGGCAAAACAACCATTATGAAACATATCTATAATCAGCTCTTAATTGAGACTGGTAAGTTTGAAAATGCCGTATGGATCACTGTACCAAAGGCTACCAGTGTGATTCAATTGCAGAGTAAAATTGCACATGCCTTTCAATTAGGCCTTTCAGAAAACGAAAGTGAAACAATAAGGGCAGCAAAGTTACTGGCAATGTTGAGAATGAGAAAGAGGTATGTTCTAATTTTAGATGATCTGTGGGAAGAATTTGAACTTGAGGAGATAGGGATCCCAGAACCTACTAGAGATAATGAATGCAAATTAGTATTAACAACTCGATTATCTGATGTATGTGTAAGGATGGGatgcaaaaaaatcaaagtgcAGCTCCTTTCTGAAAATGAAACATGGAATTTATTCTTGGAAAAAGTTGGACGTGACCTTGTTGCTCCAGAAATAGAAACAATTGCAAAGGATATTGCTAAAGAGTGTGGTCGTTTGCCACTTGCAATTATCACAATAGCTAGAAGTATGAAGGGTGTAGTTGACCATTGTGAGTGGAGGAATGCATTGGAAGAACTGAGAGTCTCTACATCGGGCCTCAATGACATGGGGAAGGTATATGAACAGCTAAAGTTTAGCTATATTCATCTGCAAGATGAGAGACTTAGACATTGTCTCCTTTATTGTGCACTATACCCAGAAGACTTTTTGATTGGGAGAAAGGAGTTGATAGAGCATTTAATTGCAGGAGGAGTAATTGAAGGAATGAAGAACAAGCGTGCAGAGTTTGACAGGGGCCATGCTATGTTAAATAAGCTTGAAAATTCTTGCCTACTAGAAAGTGTTGTGGACCAAAACAAGGATATGAAATGGGTGAAAATGCATGATTTGATTCGAGACATGGCACTCCAGATCACAAGCACAAGTCCTCGATTCCTGGTAGAAGCTGGTGTGTATTTGAGAAATTTTCCAGACATTGAGAAGTGGGCAGAGAATCTTGAGAAGGTCTCCTTAATGCACAACTACATATCAGAAGTCCCTTCCAACTTATCACCCAAGTGTCATAGGCTCTCAACCCTGTTGCTATCATCAAATCATACTTTGACTCTCattccaaattctttttttgtgcATATGCATGCGCTCCAGGTTCTTGATCTATCCGATACTGGCCTTGAGATTTTGCCAGATTCCGTGTCTGGCTTGGACAATCTCACAGCTTTACTGCTGAGAGGTTGTTACCGATTGAAGTATGTGCCCTCCTTAGCAAAGATGAAGGTGTTAATGAAGCTAGACTTCAGTCATAGTGGAATCAAGGAGGTACCCCAAGGTATGGAAATGTTGGTCAGTCTTAAGTATCTTAATCTATATGCACGCAATCTGGAAATTATACCTTCAGGGATATTACCTAAACTCACTTCTCTCCAATTCCTCATGATTTATGGGGCTTCAAAAACCTTGAAAGTGAAAGGAGAGGAAGTGGCAAGCCTGAGAAAGTTAGAAACTTTTGCAGGCCAGTTGTATGACCAGAATGATTTTAATGCATATGTGAGATGTCTGCAAGAACAAGGACCAAACAATTATTTCATCCGAGTGGGAGAAGGGAATGAGGCaattgaagaagaaatggaATCTTTACAAAAAGAAGTACAGTTTACAAAATGCAATATTGGCAGAGGAGAAGACATGATGCTTCTGCCAGGTGACATTCAGACcttacaaattatcaaatgtCATGATATCATCAGCTTATCCAGTATTTCTTCATTGAACAATGCTAGTGAATTAAAGACTTGTGTTCTTGCTGATTGCAATGGAATAGAGTGCATACTTCAACAGTCATCTTACATCCTACTTCAAAACCTTGAGTCCCTAGCACTTAGTAGATTGTGCAACTTGTGTGACCTTTTTAGGGGAGAAAGAGCTGCACCACTGCCTCCTGGCACATTTTCTGctctaaaaaaattatccattGCTGGCTGTCCAATTATGAAGAAGCTGTTTGAGGTCAGCTTGCTTCTGCACTTTAAAAACCTGGAAGCTCTTAGAGTCTATGCTTGTTatcaaatgaaagaaataatagCAACAGGACATGAATATGCGCTGGGTGAGAGCAGCAACCTCTCTGCTAATAATGATTTCACAGTATCTCTCCCACAACTGAGGTATCTGTCCCTTGATCGTCTACCACAACTGGAGAGCATTTATAGGGGCACAATGGTCTGCTATTCTCTCGAAGTAATCCAAGTATTTGGATGTCCAAAACTAAAGAGAATTCCTCTCTCTCTACCCCATATTGTCGGACAACCATCTCCTCCACCTAAACTACAAAGAATCTCAACAAACATATGGGAAGCCCTAGAGTGGGACCATCCCAATGCTAAGAGTGTCCTTCAACCTTTGGTTCAATCAGTATTGACCTGGTCGAATAACCATGGGACTGTTTGGTAG
- the LOC115976812 gene encoding probable disease resistance protein At5g63020 isoform X2 gives MELSGVILEIAKIIWAPIGKCVKYHRSLEEKMILLHNKLEVVNSRKEDIESRMNVELCLEKQLKKEVQLWLENVQKMNGEVETIDQEVGEGKFLSRAHLGKLVIKKIQEVEELHQKGSFNDSLVVDGPDGNRVMLPTAIIVGDTTRRNMDEIWACLMDNDVRKVGVHGIGGVGKTTIMKHIYNQLLIETGKFENAVWITVPKATSVIQLQSKIAHAFQLGLSENESETIRAAKLLAMLRMRKRYVLILDDLWEEFELEEIGIPEPTRDNECKLVLTTRLSDVCVRMGCKKIKVQLLSENETWNLFLEKVGRDLVAPEIETIAKDIAKECGRLPLAIITIARSMKGVVDHCEWRNALEELRVSTSGLNDMGKVYEQLKFSYIHLQDERLRHCLLYCALYPEDFLIGRKELIEHLIAGGVIEGMKNKRAEFDRGHAMLNKLENSCLLESVVDQNKDMKWVKMHDLIRDMALQITSTSPRFLVEAGVYLRNFPDIEKWAENLEKVSLMHNYISEVPSNLSPKCHRLSTLLLSSNHTLTLIPNSFFVHMHALQVLDLSDTGLEILPDSVSGLDNLTALLLRGCYRLKYVPSLAKMKVLMKLDFSHSGIKEVPQGQLYDQNDFNAYVRCLQEQGPNNYFIRVGEGNEAIEEEMESLQKEVQFTKCNIGRGEDMMLLPGDIQTLQIIKCHDIISLSSISSLNNASELKTCVLADCNGIECILQQSSYILLQNLESLALSRLCNLCDLFRGERAAPLPPGTFSALKKLSIAGCPIMKKLFEVSLLLHFKNLEALRVYACYQMKEIIATGHEYALGESSNLSANNDFTVSLPQLRYLSLDRLPQLESIYRGTMVCYSLEVIQVFGCPKLKRIPLSLPHIVGQPSPPPKLQRISTNIWEALEWDHPNAKSVLQPLVQSVLTWSNNHGTVW, from the exons ATGGAGTTGTCAGGGGTAATCTtagaaattgcaaaaataatatGGGCTCCAATTGGTAAATGTGTGAAATATCATAGAAGCCTTGAAGAAAAGATGATACTTCTCCATAACAAGTTGGAAGTAGTGAATAGTCGGAAGGAGGACATTGAATCAAGAATGAATGTAGAGCTTTGTTTAGAGAAACAGTTAAAGAAAGAGGTTCAACTGTGGTTGGAAAATGTGCAAAAGATGAATGGTGAAGTGGAGACCATAGACCAAGAAGTTGGAGAGGGGAAATTTCTCTCACGCGCTCATTTAGGAAAacttgtaattaaaaaaattcaggaaGTGGAAGAGCTTCATCAGAAGGGTAGTTTTAATGACAGTTTGGTAGTTGATGGTCCTGATGGAAATAGGGTAATGCTGCCGACGGCGATAATAGTAGGTGACACAACTAGAAGAAATATGGACGAAATTTGGGCATGTTTGATGGATAATGATGTCAGAAAAGTAGGAGTTCATGGAATTGGGGGTGTAGGCAAAACAACCATTATGAAACATATCTATAATCAGCTCTTAATTGAGACTGGTAAGTTTGAAAATGCCGTATGGATCACTGTACCAAAGGCTACCAGTGTGATTCAATTGCAGAGTAAAATTGCACATGCCTTTCAATTAGGCCTTTCAGAAAACGAAAGTGAAACAATAAGGGCAGCAAAGTTACTGGCAATGTTGAGAATGAGAAAGAGGTATGTTCTAATTTTAGATGATCTGTGGGAAGAATTTGAACTTGAGGAGATAGGGATCCCAGAACCTACTAGAGATAATGAATGCAAATTAGTATTAACAACTCGATTATCTGATGTATGTGTAAGGATGGGatgcaaaaaaatcaaagtgcAGCTCCTTTCTGAAAATGAAACATGGAATTTATTCTTGGAAAAAGTTGGACGTGACCTTGTTGCTCCAGAAATAGAAACAATTGCAAAGGATATTGCTAAAGAGTGTGGTCGTTTGCCACTTGCAATTATCACAATAGCTAGAAGTATGAAGGGTGTAGTTGACCATTGTGAGTGGAGGAATGCATTGGAAGAACTGAGAGTCTCTACATCGGGCCTCAATGACATGGGGAAGGTATATGAACAGCTAAAGTTTAGCTATATTCATCTGCAAGATGAGAGACTTAGACATTGTCTCCTTTATTGTGCACTATACCCAGAAGACTTTTTGATTGGGAGAAAGGAGTTGATAGAGCATTTAATTGCAGGAGGAGTAATTGAAGGAATGAAGAACAAGCGTGCAGAGTTTGACAGGGGCCATGCTATGTTAAATAAGCTTGAAAATTCTTGCCTACTAGAAAGTGTTGTGGACCAAAACAAGGATATGAAATGGGTGAAAATGCATGATTTGATTCGAGACATGGCACTCCAGATCACAAGCACAAGTCCTCGATTCCTGGTAGAAGCTGGTGTGTATTTGAGAAATTTTCCAGACATTGAGAAGTGGGCAGAGAATCTTGAGAAGGTCTCCTTAATGCACAACTACATATCAGAAGTCCCTTCCAACTTATCACCCAAGTGTCATAGGCTCTCAACCCTGTTGCTATCATCAAATCATACTTTGACTCTCattccaaattctttttttgtgcATATGCATGCGCTCCAGGTTCTTGATCTATCCGATACTGGCCTTGAGATTTTGCCAGATTCCGTGTCTGGCTTGGACAATCTCACAGCTTTACTGCTGAGAGGTTGTTACCGATTGAAGTATGTGCCCTCCTTAGCAAAGATGAAGGTGTTAATGAAGCTAGACTTCAGTCATAGTGGAATCAAGGAGGTACCCCAAG GCCAGTTGTATGACCAGAATGATTTTAATGCATATGTGAGATGTCTGCAAGAACAAGGACCAAACAATTATTTCATCCGAGTGGGAGAAGGGAATGAGGCaattgaagaagaaatggaATCTTTACAAAAAGAAGTACAGTTTACAAAATGCAATATTGGCAGAGGAGAAGACATGATGCTTCTGCCAGGTGACATTCAGACcttacaaattatcaaatgtCATGATATCATCAGCTTATCCAGTATTTCTTCATTGAACAATGCTAGTGAATTAAAGACTTGTGTTCTTGCTGATTGCAATGGAATAGAGTGCATACTTCAACAGTCATCTTACATCCTACTTCAAAACCTTGAGTCCCTAGCACTTAGTAGATTGTGCAACTTGTGTGACCTTTTTAGGGGAGAAAGAGCTGCACCACTGCCTCCTGGCACATTTTCTGctctaaaaaaattatccattGCTGGCTGTCCAATTATGAAGAAGCTGTTTGAGGTCAGCTTGCTTCTGCACTTTAAAAACCTGGAAGCTCTTAGAGTCTATGCTTGTTatcaaatgaaagaaataatagCAACAGGACATGAATATGCGCTGGGTGAGAGCAGCAACCTCTCTGCTAATAATGATTTCACAGTATCTCTCCCACAACTGAGGTATCTGTCCCTTGATCGTCTACCACAACTGGAGAGCATTTATAGGGGCACAATGGTCTGCTATTCTCTCGAAGTAATCCAAGTATTTGGATGTCCAAAACTAAAGAGAATTCCTCTCTCTCTACCCCATATTGTCGGACAACCATCTCCTCCACCTAAACTACAAAGAATCTCAACAAACATATGGGAAGCCCTAGAGTGGGACCATCCCAATGCTAAGAGTGTCCTTCAACCTTTGGTTCAATCAGTATTGACCTGGTCGAATAACCATGGGACTGTTTGGTAG
- the LOC115974405 gene encoding uncharacterized protein LOC115974405, translating to MDQKSHEVVEGGKDPFPKEVELQKGAKQARVAQTLADKRGDSQVGAPTYTPILVLDGAPLPVDASIKNFQQGRAKYMADAVKQALLLPEDMADIRSMRKHEVFLNLKRDLTLVVQSVHRVEEIVNNSH from the exons ATGGATCAAAAGAGTCATGAAGTGGTGGAAGGAGGGAAAGACCCCTTCCCTAAGGAGGTCGAGCTCCAGAAGGGAGCTAAGCAAGCCAGGGTAGCACAAACCTTAGCAGATAAGAGAGGTGACTCTCAAGTTGGGGCCCCCACCTACACGCCTATCCTGGTGCTAGATGGAGCTCCCTTGCCTGTTGATGCCTCAATCAAAAATTTTCAGCAAGGAAGGGCCAAATACATGGCCGATGCAGTGAAGCAGGCCTTACTGCTACCCGAAGACATGGCTGACATAAGGTCAATGAGAAAGCACGAGGTCTTCCTCAATTTAAAGAGAGACCTCACCCTG GTTGTCCAATCCGTGCACAGGGTTGAGGAGATAGTGAACAACTCCCATTGA
- the LOC115971950 gene encoding uncharacterized protein LOC115971950 translates to MEVEYCSDPPRSSEEEDELGRSVKKFKENLGARQFSQPRVQISYRDSLVGEIPGAYEQAFKFERNSEEEYELDEDVEPLTEGMAEVRLSKETKSRIREPWLKALIVKVFGRTVGFNYLTFKINALWRPSACMDCVNLGKDFFLIKFSSMEDYDKVLRGGPWFVGEHFLTIRPWEPYFKASEAKFSSVAVWVRLPELPIEFYDREVLKEIGEAIGPVLRIDAYTATESRGSHASWLY, encoded by the exons ATGGAAGTAGAGTACTGTTCAGACCCACCACGATccagtgaagaagaagatgagctTGGCCGGAGTgttaagaaattcaaggaaaatCTTGGAGCTAGGCAGTTCTCCCAACCCCGTGTACAGATCAGTTACAGAGATAGCCTTGTAGGAGAAATTCCTGGTGCATATGAACAAGCATTTAAGTTTGAGAGAAACAGTGAAGAGGAGTATGAATTGGATGAGGATGTTGAACCACTTACTGAAGGTATGGCTGAAGTGAGATTATCCAAGGAAACAAAGTCACGGATTAGGGAGCCTTGGTTGAAGGCTTTGATAGTGAAAGTTTTTGGTAGGACAGTGGGTTTCAACTACCTTACTTTCAAGATCAATGCTTTATGGAGACCATCTGCCTGTATGGACTGTGTGAACTTGGGAAAAgattttttcttgataaaattcaGCAGCATGGAGGACTATGACAAAGTTCTTCGAGGTGGACCTTGGTTTGTGGGGGAACACTTCCTTACAATTAGGCCTTGGGAGCCATATTTTAAAGCTTCAGAGGCAAAGTTTTCCTCAGTGGCAGTGTGGGTTAGATTACCTGAGTTGCCCATTGAGTTTTATGATCGGGAAGTGCTCAAAGAAATAGGCGAGGCAATTGGGCCGGTGCTCCGCATTGATGCTTACACAGCTACAGAATCTAGAGGTAGCCATGCAAG TTGGCTGTATTAA